The sequence below is a genomic window from Sander lucioperca isolate FBNREF2018 chromosome 10, SLUC_FBN_1.2, whole genome shotgun sequence.
GTCAAATGTGATGATTTTCTGCTCTTCTTTGTCTTGTATCATAGTTCATGTACGTATATCTTTAGGCTTTGGACAGTTGGTTGAACAGAAAAAAGCAATTGGAAGACAACACAGTGGGCCTTGGGAAGCTGTGATTTTATAGACAGGGATTAGCAATTAATAgaaaaaattatcaaaaaatGAATTACTAACAGTGGCAGTTACATTGGACACACAGACAGCCTCTGTACCTGTAATACTCGTCCTGGGTGAGGgagtggtggtgatggtgatggatcCACTGTTGTTCCAGGGCCAGTCTCTGGATCTGCAGCTCTGCGCTCTGGGCCTGCTGCATGGCCTGGAGCTGATGGGCTGCCGACATGGGACCAGTGAGGGAGGACGGCTGGGGCAAGTCACGGAAAGGAGCACCtgtataaaaaaatgaaataaaaaagaaagaggaaagaggaagAGCAGGTGGGATACAAAAAGGAAAACGGAGAAATAAAGGAGGTGAAAGGGCACCAAGgtcaatcatcatcatcatattcaAAAAGTCTCTTTAGAAACTTTCATCACTGTAAAGTTTTTAGAGAGAAAAACTGAACAAGTACATGGACGAGGAGCCTTCTCCTCACCGAACAGCTGTTGGCGGAGCACCTCGCTGTCAGTGAGGGGGTGAGCCAGGATGGGGGTGCCTAGTGTGGCTCCTGGGTAAGGGAGGCGTGTCAAAGGAGACCCCGACGCCAACGGGTCCATCAGGGGGTGTACCCCGCCCGTCGCTGGATGCCAGTGATGTAATAGGAAATACAGGAGATATTTAATAAGAGTCAAATTATGAATTCAAAACAAAGATAATGCACACAGCATGGAAACATGTAAGAAATGTCTGATTCTTGGTGACACGTGAGCAGCTGAGAAAGTTAAAATCTGAGAAATCTGGATTCTGGATGCAACACTAAGTCAGTGAACATAATGGCAGTGtaagtgtaaatgtaaatgctAGAGCCGATCACAGCTGACATTGGGCAAGAGGCGGGGTACACCCTGGACAGGTCGCCAGGCAATCACAGGGCtgacacatagagacagacaaccATTCACGCTCACATTCACACCTACAGGCAATTTAGAGTCACCAATTAACCTAAATAAACCTAACCTGCACATCATTGGACTGTGGGAGAAAGCTGGAAGACCCGGAGAAAACCCATGCTAATACGGGGAGAACattcaaactccacacagaacaCCCGGCGGATTGGAACCCAGAACCCTCTTGCTGTGAGAAACCATGCTAACTACTGCACCACCCCAAATATTAATATGCACATTTTAACTTTAAACATGACAGAGAAAAAAGACTTCTCTTGCTTGTCATGGTTGATTGGTGTTACCACATCCCTGAACAGTCTGTGGAAAACAACCCCAAGCCTATTTGTTACTCCTGAAGATGTAAATCTTCAAAAATGGGTCACAAATATAtagattaaaaagaaaaaggctcaGCAATCTCTGCTCCACAGCTTGGCATTGCagtttttagcaaatgttactcaaacaggagtaaatagtgcatttgtttggGACTATTGTCAGCCCATAGATTATGACACATGGGGTGTGTCAATCCAACATTCGCTGCTGCACGGTAAatgtgggattgactcaaaatTAACCACAGTGCCTATCATAAAGAAGGAACATGTCATCCAGTGCAATGGTGTGACTCTTAGACTTGTTATTTATAGTTTTGGGGCAATAATGGAGGTCTATGGTGATAGAATATCGCTCACCTTATCCTTTAGCTTTATAGTATGCAAATCTTGCACGAGTCAACCCTCATTAATTAATTTTAGACTACAAAATGTTTTCGTAGTAACACATCTGTGCAATCTCAAGGCAGTTGATACTGATTATAACAACATTTGTAGTAGAAGTGGTTAGTACCTGTGTCTTGCTGGTGCAGGTGAAGATGTGAGTGGATGTGTGAATGCTGGTGATGATGAGGTGTCACATTCAACATCTGCAGACGCCCCAGATTCTCTCCTCCGTTTCCACCTGTTCCTCCTCCacttccccctcctcctccagttCCGTTTCCACCactttctcccctttctctctccctttctctttctcgctctctgtcCCCAAAGGCCGGCAaagctgctctgtctctctccctctcccgcTCTCTTTCCCCACTCCTGTCTCGCTCATAAGAGGCAGGAGAGCGAGTGGGAGTGGGGTAGTTCTCAGAGGGAGCGGCTGGAGCAGTGGCTGGTGGCATATGAGAGGACAGGGAGctgggaaaagaagaatgggggaCTGGGTGAAGAAGTGAGGAGGCGTTGGAGGTCGGCGGAGCaggtggaggaggagctggTGGAGGAGCAGCAGGGCCTGCTGGGGCTTGGGGGGCAGCCGGCGGTGCCGATGATGGgtgagagggaagagagggtgTTAGGAGAGATGAAGGGGGTGGATTGGACAGGGACTGAGGGGCAGGAGGGTTGGGAGGTCGAGTAACCTGGGCCAGGGTTGGGTTCTGGAGGTGCGGTGGGGCAGGGGGAGCTGGGGGAGGAGGAGTACCATAGAGTGACACCTCATTAGCTCCCGCTGCACCTCCTCCAAGTAGCAGggagtgtgcatgtgcatgggCATGGGCATGTGCATGGGCATTGGCATGGGCATGGGCATGGGCATGAGCATGGGCATGTGCATGGGCATGGGCATGAGAATGAGAGTGAGCAAGGGCAAGAGCTGCATGATCCGGTATAGCCCCTGGTGGGTAAACCCGTTCATCACTCTTAAATTCAAATCCTTGCTTTATTCGCTCTCGATGTGCAGCCACTGCATGAGGAAAGCCAACTCCTCCTAACCCTGCACCCCCAATCCCCCCAGGTATTGGGCCTCCTGCCATCCCAGCATGGCCTCCAACACCTGGACCCCCTTCAAGGCTGCCACCAtacaaaaagcccaagatggcTGCAGCTGTAGCTGCATCAGGAGGCAGGTGATGCGGGTGACCTAATCCATGATTCTGGAACTGAGGAAGGAAGAATGAGGGGTGGACGTGGGGATGGCCATGGTGAACTTGTGCATGGTGTGCCTGGGCGCGACTTGCTGCCCCGAGTGGAGACATAGCATGAGGGCGAGCATACTCGCTCAGGGTTCTCAGCGCTGGGGTATCAGGGCCCAGATATGGACCTCCTAAACCTATTCCCAGGGCACCCTGAGGGCCAACCACTGTAGATTGACCCATAGATGGCAGGAGGAGGGAGTGGGGAATAGAGTGAGCGAGGGTGGGGTGGAGATGGTGTGCTGGAGCAAGGTGAGCATGCGGGTGTGAGGGATGATGCTGGGGGTGAGGGTGGGAGGCAGAGTTGCCcgaggatgaggaggaagaagatgaAGGGTCGAGGATGATAGAAGATGAGGAGgggaagaagagagaggagcCCTGGCGACCCCCTCCAGCGGCGTTGACGTCCTTCTGCTGCTGTAGAGAAAACAGTAAAAGACAGTCAATCACATCTGTCCTGATCTGCTTTACTCCCCTCCCGTAAAAATGACCAATTTAATCTACATCAAATCCATTAAATCTGACACGCTGCATAATTATCACGCTCAAATGTGCACACCTGTAGATGCCGATCCAGTTCCCTCTCACGCTCCCTCTCTCgttccctctctttttctctgaggTCTCTGGCCCGCTGCTCGACCTCCCTGCGAGCCCTTTCAATCACCTCATTCCTCTTCTTCCACAGTTTGGAGCCATCCAACGGGACAAAGAGGACATCACTGCGGGCGCAGGAATTCCCACTGCCTCGATCAAGGACCTTGTGAAACCTGGACACAAGTGACACAGCAGAGTAATACATTACTACAACCACCAGGAGTCATAATCATGTTACTGTTAATTACATCTGATCAAATTAAGAGGGACTGAACAGAGTGACAGTCTCAAATAGGATGATGATGTAATTTTGACTTTAccgtgctgattggctggcgTGGATGGGAATGTCTACAGGTTTGGCTTCAGGAGAGGGGCTTCTCAACACCGGTGGGGGGCTTTCAATCTCTTCCCTTTCTTCTATTGGTTCCTCTTTGATAACAGGTGTGGGAGGTGGACCCGAATCCGAATGTCCATCTCCACCAGGGAGTAAAGAACTAGAGACAGGGGTCGAAATGCTGTTGTTGTTGGCTGAGTTACTAAGAGGTGGAGGTCCTTTTGAAACATTTTGAGGCGAGAGTGATTGCGAGTTGGTATTGCTGCTATTGGGTGCGATACTGTTGCTATTGCTGTTGGCCATGTTACTACCACTGTTCCCATTGGAATGGTACGTTCCACTGAAGGGAGGGTGGCTGTTCAAAGTGCCATGGAAAGGGGAGGGGCGACATCCAGGTGAACAGCTGGATGACACACCTGGCCCAGGAAGTGGCATGTTGGGTCCAGATGAGGAGCCAGGGGGAAAAGGTGAGAAGCCTCCCATCTGATTTGTGGATGGGCTGGGTAATGGAGAGAGGGGTGTTGGAGGAGTCTGGGTGGAGGACTGGTAGTGTGGGGGACGTACATTGGGTGCCATACCTGATGGGGATGGCTGGGTGTGGGAGGTTTGGGGTGTCGGTAGAGGAGGTGGTGGAGGGGGATAAGGAGCATTTGGAGGGTGTCCGTGATGgctggaagaggaggaaggagagagcgCAGGAGGCTGATTTGGGCCTCCACGATTTTGGTACAGAGCAGATTCTCGCAGGCTTgagtctctttctctgtctctgggcCCGGACTGGTAGTGGGGGTGAGGTGGGTGGGGGTGATGGGTTCCTCCAGGCCCTGAATACTCTCGTCCCAGGTTTGGAGTCACCCCAGGGGGGCTGAGGTActctcgatttgtgccagtggAAGGAGGCGCCCCAGCAGGAAAGTCTTTTCCTCCAGTGGGAGGATACTCTCTGTGAAAGTGATCTGCTCCAGAGGAAGGGGGTTGTGCCTGGTCCATAGGAGGAGGAAAGTCTCGGCTAGTTGAGTTTGGGGGATGTGGGTGGGGGTGTGGGGGCAGGGAGGAGTGGGAAGGGTGACTTGGGTTGTTTTGGGGTGATGCAGGTGGGTCTCGGTTCAGCATTGGGGTGGCAGGTAACCCGCTGGTTGAACTTTGGGGGTTTCCCTGGGGGATGGAGTTGTTGTTTGGGTTACTGTTGCCTACAACCTCTCTTGTCTGGCCCCCAAACTCACCCCATCTGCCTCCATCTTTGTCTCTGGGATGCCCACCTCCAGTTCCGTTGGGGCCAAAGTCTCTACTCTGGTTTTGGTTTGGCAATGGAAACTCCCTCCCTGCATCCCGTTCCctttctcgctctctgtctctgaaagCTGGACCAAAGTCTCTTCTTTCAGAACCCAAGTTAGGTCCATCTCTCCCAGAACCTTGGAACTCCCGGTTCTGACCCACTGGCAAACCCCCAAACTCCCTGCCTTGGATGCTGTTAGACCCACTCATCCCACCACAAGCACTATTACTATTACCCCCACTACTATTGTTACTGCTGTTGCCAATGGGAGCAGAGAACTCTCTGTTGATCTCCCTCCCCCCACACTCCCCCCTcactcccctctccctctctcctgcagcccccctctctctgtcccctccCCCCCCAGCGTACCTGGGAAGGTACTCcctgtgggggtgggggtgaggATGGGGGAGGTAAGAGGGGTGGGAGGAGGAGTGGCGAGAGGATGGAGGGTTGTAAACAGAGGGaagttgctgctgctgcactgggGGCTGGTGCTGTGGTTGGTGTGGGTGGTGGTTGCCAGGGTAACGGGTGTATCCCCAGCTCCCTTGGCAACCAGTTGCTGTGCCACCCTGCCAGCTGGTGGAGCTGTAGTGGTGAGGGTGGGTAGAGGGTTGGGTCTGAGGCTGGGACTGTGGCTGGGGGCCAGTCTGTGGCAACAGAGAAGGAGGAGTGGACTGAGCCTTGTCCAGGAGTTTGTCTGCTTTTTCAATTTTGTCTCTTTCTATCTTAACCTCAGCAGGCAGGTTTTGTCCCCCAAGCTCCAGGGGCTTCAGGgcaggtggaggaggaagaggagggggtaACGAGTGAGGAATGTTGGGGCTGTTATGGGAAAAATCTCCTCCCGAAACAGTTGTCTTTGTCACACTCTGTGTGCTGGCTTTGGAATTCATTCTGCTGCCACTAAGTGCTCCGTCAATGCTCGTGGGTCCACCATACTCAACTTTACACATCAATTTGGAGTCCATGGAAAAATAGGACTTTCTCCCACTATTGCTGTCGTTTGATGAATCCCCTGCTCCGCGGAGAGAGGGAGTCAGACCAGAGGAAGAGCATGGAGTGGAGGGGGGCTTAAGAGATGGACAGTCTTCAATTCGTGCATCCATCTCCCTCTTTTCTCCATCTCCACAGGactcctcccctctcccctctcgTAGCGCTCTCCTATCGTCTCCTACCCCTTTCCCCACTCCTCCCTCCTTGCCTTTCTCCCGTTCCCTCTCTCCTTGCTTTGGTGAGTCTGGGCCATCGGAATCAGAGTCCAGGCTACCCAAAGGGGAAGCTGAGAGACTTGGGGATGAGGAACGATTGTCCTGGTCTATATCCCGCCCACTGCTCAGACTACTGCTGCTATTGGCCAAGCTCCCTACAACTGAACTCCTACTGCCCTGGGATTGGCCATCTTCGTTGTCACTCTCACGGGATTGGCTGGCAACTGAGGTTGGAGGTGGGACAGTGGAAGGAGCCGAGCTGTCAGTAGAGTGTGTTGATGTTGGAGGGTTTGGGGTAGTGGCCGAATCCTGACAAGAAGAGATTATTTGTGGATGaggtaaaaatgtaaattttgtGAACGTGGCAATATTGTAAAAGCAAAGAATATAACTCTTACTACTTAGACAGTGCCTTTTGGATGATTTAGCTGAATCAAAGATTTATAATTAGTCTTTATATAACAGGTTAATGAAATGTAACACAAACCTGAACTTTCTGCCTCTTTGGAGGAGAAACAAGTTCCTCCCCCTCACTCTCTGATGAATCATGCCCTTGTGATCGGCGACTGAAGCGATTTCCAGCCAATTCCTCACCAGCACCTCTTTGCTAaaacaacacaagacttttaATTCTGTAGTGATGCTTTTGAATCACTAATAGGCCTATAAGTGTTTTTAGAACAAAGCCAcacttgcatgcacacacacacacacacacacacacacacacacacacacacacacacacacacacacacacacacacacacacacacacacacacacacacacacacaaaacatcaaTGTCAAACACGAAACATCAAAGATTTCAAAGAACTACGTTGTAAAACACACTATTGAACAATACTGACACTGCAAGGGTTATGTCTGTGGCAATCAGACATATGATGACTCATGCACTGAaagcgcacacacgcacacacaaacaaaatgtaatacacAGGACAGTTCTTTATTGCTCATAATGACTGTTACAGTACTTGCATgctcacacataaacatatgGCCAAAGCAATGACAAGAGAGATAAAGATATAAAAGAGGTGTGCTCTAACCGTCTGTCTATCATTGCGTTCAGGGCGAGTGGGGCTGGGATGCGGGCGTCTGCCCCTTCTCTCCTCACTCGCTCCCCGCCGTCGCCCACTGCGCATGGGCATCTGCAAAACCCAAAGTCCAGCAAAGGAAGAAAATATGGATGGGAATGGTAAGCATTACATATTAAAACAATGTAGAGTTAAAGGAATAAGGAGATATACAGAGAGAAATATGTGTTGATTATAATGAAAATAGAAGCCAAAAGAAAGTCAAGTTCATTCAATTTAAGGTGGAATGTGGAAAGGACAACAATGGGAGAATAAAAATGGGAGGGAGGTGAAAAGAGCAGTCCATAATAGAGAGAAGACCACAGAGAGGAGGGATAAATTGTAAGCAAAGGGAAGAATCAAATATAAACGTGGAATCTCACAACCAAATAAATGATTTACATCTTACACATCCTGGTTGTTTTGAAATACTATCACATACTGAACTAATTATGATCATACCGATTctttgtgtgtccgtgttttcattatttcttctttaaaacGCTCATTTTAAAACACAAGCCATTGCAGGGACTGAACTGGTTCCTGTTGCTTACTGACTGGGCTGTGTGTTACACCATGAGAGCAACCAAAACCTGTAAAGAAGCATAAACAAAGAAGGCATTATTCAGTTTTTATCGGCATGGAAAACCTACAAAGAATTCAATGTTTTTGCTAAAGAACATTTAGTAAGGATACAGTGATAAGCAATATCGTTTGCTATCTGCACCTAGTGTGGAGCTCAAGAATTTTTCACATTATGAAAACATCTGAGTTTAAAACTGCAAAAGCACTGTTGCAACATTCAAATTCCCAGCATGCTTCACACTGTATTGGCACAACTGCTTTTCGCTGCGCTCCAAACACTTTCCTCTCAGCCTTCAGTCTTCACCACAGCAGCATAAAATCCACAGGCACAATTGGTTAACCCAACTCACACTAACAGAATGCACTTGTCTGGGTATTGTATAATTGGGtgctttaacattaaaacaacagATAATAAGAGCGGAGCAGAAAAGGTGCTGATTGGTAGACTGCATTTTGGAAGGCGGCCTGCAGAAGACTCGATATTTTAAGCATATGAGACCCCCCCTCCTTCCACCTTCACCACAACAGCCAAAACCCACAGCCACTTGTGGTTAACTTGACCTGGTTATGGCCGGCAAAATCacattcttatttatttatccagCCAACCATTAGGGAAATGCACAATGTCAAGATTATTTATCCATTTGGCTGTGCCTGACAACATAGGTGGACTACTTTGCAAGGGCTCGCCTAATCCATTCATTCATGTACCACTATGATGAAAAAATGGCTCATGTATTTTCAATGAGGATATAAATAGTCCACACCACTGGATGTAAAAAGATATATTTGGCTGAACAGTTAGCAGAGCCATTGTACACACTGCTATGCAgcccgtgtatgtgtgtgtgtgtgtgtgtgtgtgtgtgtgtgtgtgtttgtttgattcCTATAAATCCTGTACCAGCTCCACTACACATGGCTATGCATTTATTATTAGTGCATGCTGCAGTGACTGATCCAATCAGAGTAAAATCTTAACCGTTGCAATCACTATTCACACTTCATATgcagaatagaaaaaaaacaaacatgccaCATGTATGTATAAGCATGCAGTGTATGTATAGTCAGCCTAATTAACATGAGTTAATCACACAGGAAACATTCAGTAACCTAGTGGGTTACCGTACATAATGCATCTCAGTTACAGGTGGCAGCTAGTGGCCTGTCTGTGGTCCAATGGCAGGTCCATGGCCATGGTCAGTAAACAACTAGGACTCAAACACACATCACTAACATACACCAGCATTAACATCACTTGTCCCCTTGCACGCTCACGCTTGAGCACACAGCAAACAGAACATGCATTATCAACAAATTGACCACTGCATGTGATGCAAAGCAGCAGCATGCAGTTGCTCTGCTTACATCACCAGCGGGCGAGCACTGCAACGactctttcttctttctccctGCGAATGTTATTGATACACATGCAGAGGCCGGGAAAAGCTGCTCTACCGCCTGCCTCTCATACTACCACGGCGGAACACAGTCCACCTACGACGGGGAGAGTCTCGTTCAGCAGCACATACATGTTCACAATCAGAATGGATGCCTGTGCAGTGCTGTTTCTAGACGCTGCACATCCTAAAAGAAAGAGGATATGGAATGGCGAATCATGGCATTTCGCACCGGCTCTCCCTTCCCCTTTCCTCGCTGGAATGTGGGTGCGCGTCGTGCACTCTATTAACATTAATTCACCGGGACATAATTTAGCCATAACGCAGGAGCATGATGGTAATTAAAgcacaaaggaaaaaaatggGAGGGAGAGGACGAACGTGGCCAGCAGGAATAGCTCCAAATACACAGTATACGCATCCATTTTTTCCTTTTACTTACCTATAATATCCAGCGATGCGTGCTCtcactctccctttctctctctgttttgtcGTTTTATGTTGCACGCTGACACGCACACCTCAGAGCCCAGGCGTCTGTCAACAGAGGCTTGTGCTGGCTCATATTGCAACGGGCTCCGATAATAATAATGCAGAAGAAATCTATTTCTATTctttgcaggaaaaaaaacaggggTGCCAACTGAAGACTACAAATTGATGCGTACCCTTGCCTCTTCCCCAccccctttttcttttttttttttgcccccctCTCCCACCCTACCTACTCCCCCCTTCCTCTAAGGAAGACGACTTGCACTTTTTTTATATCCCCTCTCCGGTCTTACAGTCACAATTTTTAGCGGAGGGGTGAGCCAGAGAGAGGGATGCACGTCGggtgagagaaagggagaggagagggcgTGATTtgcatgaggagagagggggaggataaaggaggaggaggagggagtagTGAGGCAGGGAGAAGGAGGAATAGAGGCGCAGAGAGAGGGCCAAAACTCTGAAGAGGGAGGGGATCAAGAGGGagggtctctctctgtctctgttgccTAGTCCCTCCAGAGTCACCTTTACTGTATGGAGAAGCTCTGCTTCAGACCGAACAACTAGCTGTTCGGCTTTATCTCGGGATGAAGAAATGTCCAATAGGTCTTTGTTCTCACAGGCCTCACTTATTTTAAAGCCAAACAAGCTGAAAGGTGGACTAAAGAGAAAATAGACTACACATCTAATTGTGTGAGCATTTTAATGACAATCTCAGCGACTTAACAAAGAAAGCTCCAACTcgttttaaataattaaacaatTAAGAAATTAACAAACTAAATCGTGCCCTCTTGTGTGTTATGTGTCTGTCCAGCAgctccctgtctgtctggggGAAGCTTGCAGCGGTGTGTCCAGTCAAGCGGCTCTGCagacctcctcctcccctctcctcccctccgcTCCGCTGCTGtcgttctctccctctctccccttcacGCAGCCCCCTGTCCCGTCTCCTATTGTGTGGTCACCATGGAAACCGGGCCGGAGACTGTACCCGTTGCGCATGCGCGGCTCCAGCCttccttcatcatcatcatcaccagcaACCCGGCACGAGAGGAACCGAAGCCTCGTCGCGCTCGCGCTCCCTCTGCTGCTCGGTTCAGCGCGAGCACCTGATAATTAATCTGCAGACGTGCGCCGTTACAATGTAGCGACAGCTGATATGTTGTTATCATGGGCAGGTGTGAGCTCgaggttgttgttttctttttaatgtttatttgtatagggacAAGTATGTAGCATAGACCTATGCCACACACCACAGCATTTATAGCCGAAGCTAATTTGCAATGCACGTCCCTAGATggaccctttttttttaaatacagtaacACAACACTTACATAGAAGACAGTAGAGAACACAAACTCATCAATagatacatacatttaaatgcaaAAACTCACAAggaaatacagacaaaacaatacaaaacacagACTAATACAATAAATCACAGATCAGGCTATGATTATGAAGtcacaacatttttaaatatattacaaCTTAATGTAACCGATTAATATACAACGGCATCGGATATATTAGATTAGAATATAGgccctttttaaaatgtgtatttatgGGCCTATACTATTAGTAAAATCATATTTGATGATACATATCCCATTGTTGCAGTTGCACTTGTCATCCTGCAGATGCAGAAGTATAGGTGGCCATTAATTATTGCTTTCAGTTCCTTCAGTTGGCATCATGCAGGAAAAAAATCCTTCTACTGTAAATTTTCTACAGAAAATTCTGAAGATTCCCCTTGAGTTCCTGCAAGGTTTATGCTGAATTCCTGTATGGTTCCTTCAAAATTCCTAAATGATTCCTTCATATCGTATCAGCAGGAATGACCTTTACTTTTTTGCAGCATTCCTGTACGACTTTTTTGTAAGCAGTGTTCATCACCTGCTGTGACGTCAATATTTAATGTGGCCGGAAGTGGAACATGCTTGTATGTTTCTTCTTACCAGAGAACAGTACAGAGATGGTTTTTAGCCATATTTGATTCAGTGATTATTTACCTTTTAAGCAATAGAAACGAAGAAGAGCCTTCCCTTTAAACAAATACACAGAGATCTTTGGTTCGAGTTAATATGTATCCATTTCTTTATTAAGGATAACCTAATAGACAGACAACGTGACAGATACAATTTTGTAGCAAGCTGCTGAGAGTTCACATCAGAAACGACATGAGGAACAGGAGGGAGAGGAAACTGCAGGGCACAAAAGACCAAACCACTTCTGCAGTGAGTCAAAAGGAGACAGTCAAAGGGTTCAGGAAAGAATGAGAAACTAACAAGTGCATCAGGCGAAGTGCTCGTCTGCTGTGGGGTGAAACACTGATCTTTTCCTCCAGGCTTTGTTCAGGATTTTGCTGCAACCGGCTGTAGTCAATTAAGTCAATCACTAAAGAGCCTGGTCAATATACTGTAGCTACAGTTCATTATCTGTGCATTATTATTTGAAAACTAATTAGGCTTAATGCGTTTAAGTTAGTGTGGTTAGAGCTTTGCTGAAACAGGTGTCATGATGTCAGTACTATGTGCCCGTCAGGGAAATATAACATGATTTATATGTTTGCGTGCTTGTGTGCCACTGCTTATGGCACTGGCACTCAAAGGGCACTGGGGTTGCGAAAGTTGTGCCCAGCAAAGCGAGCCTGGTCACCCAACTCTTCCTCAATcctgagaggaggaagaggaggtgagGAAGAAAATAGAGAGAAATGTAGAGCAGGCAGATGAATGGGAAAGAGGACAACAGCAGATGAAACAAAGagggaaagaagaagagaaatatAAAAGtggcattttttaaaatgtatttctatatatacatacatatacaaatcAAGCTATGGATACCCACCTCATGAGCTGATTGTATTTGGCCAGACGTTCTGATCGACAGGGAGCTCCAGTCTTGATCTTGAAGTAGACACAAATACCAAGTGTCACAGAGAGTTAAATGTGCAGCTACATTATTACTAACCCTTGAAATTTGGTTAGCAAGCAACACTTATTTTCACGATCAAAGTGATCTTTGATTGCTTTTTTTGTGATAAATcacatctgtaaaatgtcaaaaataatggCAACTACTCCAAAAGTATATTAACATTTTGAAGCTTTAATCAGCTAATCTTAGTATGTTTTTCTTGAGATCCAATTGACAAAAGTGAGTTTTTGGTGTTCTGTGAACTGACTTATTAACTTATTATTTCACAACTTCAATCatttcaattattattattattattattaatacttattattattattattattattattatactattaTTAAATAGTCAGTATTTAGTAATATAGCTTATATTGCTAAAATTACAATGCTCACACCTTTCCACTTCTGATTATTTGACTTATGTATCTTATATTTAAGCTACTATTGTAATGTTGAAGAAGCACAAgtattattgttgttttgtgttgtcTCATTAACTGTGACAAAAGGGACAACTAATGTAATGCAATGACACAAATGTAGAATTCTATTAGTAACTAAATTGGGAAAGGAAGAACGGACA
It includes:
- the atn1 gene encoding atrophin-1 isoform X4 is translated as MKTRTHKESMPMRSGRRRGASEERRGRRPHPSPTRPERNDRQTQRGAGEELAGNRFSRRSQGHDSSESEGEELVSPPKRQKVQDSATTPNPPTSTHSTDSSAPSTVPPPTSVASQSRESDNEDGQSQGSRSSVVGSLANSSSSLSSGRDIDQDNRSSSPSLSASPLGSLDSDSDGPDSPKQGEREREKGKEGGVGKGVGDDRRALREGRGEESCGDGEKREMDARIEDCPSLKPPSTPCSSSGLTPSLRGAGDSSNDSNSGRKSYFSMDSKLMCKVEYGGPTSIDGALSGSRMNSKASTQSVTKTTVSGGDFSHNSPNIPHSLPPPLPPPPALKPLELGGQNLPAEVKIERDKIEKADKLLDKAQSTPPSLLPQTGPQPQSQPQTQPSTHPHHYSSTSWQGGTATGCQGSWGYTRYPGNHHPHQPQHQPPVQQQQLPSVYNPPSSRHSSSHPSYLPHPHPHPHREYLPRYAGGGGDRERGAAGERERGVRGECGGREINREFSAPIGNSSNNSSGGNSNSACGGMSGSNSIQGREFGGLPVGQNREFQGSGRDGPNLGSERRDFGPAFRDRERERERDAGREFPLPNQNQSRDFGPNGTGGGHPRDKDGGRWGEFGGQTREVVGNSNPNNNSIPQGNPQSSTSGLPATPMLNRDPPASPQNNPSHPSHSSLPPHPHPHPPNSTSRDFPPPMDQAQPPSSGADHFHREYPPTGGKDFPAGAPPSTGTNREYLSPPGVTPNLGREYSGPGGTHHPHPPHPHYQSGPRDRERDSSLRESALYQNRGGPNQPPALSPSSSSSHHGHPPNAPYPPPPPPLPTPQTSHTQPSPSGMAPNVRPPHYQSSTQTPPTPLSPLPSPSTNQMGGFSPFPPGSSSGPNMPLPGPGVSSSCSPGCRPSPFHGTLNSHPPFSGTYHSNGNSGSNMANSNSNSIAPNSSNTNSQSLSPQNVSKGPPPLSNSANNNSISTPVSSSLLPGGDGHSDSGPPPTPVIKEEPIEEREEIESPPPVLRSPSPEAKPVDIPIHASQSARFHKVLDRGSGNSCARSDVLFVPLDGSKLWKKRNEVIERARREVEQRARDLREKERERERERERELDRHLQQQKDVNAAGGGRQGSSLFFPSSSSIILDPSSSSSSSSGNSASHPHPQHHPSHPHAHLAPAHHLHPTLAHSIPHSLLLPSMGQSTVVGPQGALGIGLGGPYLGPDTPALRTLSEYARPHAMSPLGAASRAQAHHAQVHHGHPHVHPSFFLPQFQNHGLGHPHHLPPDAATAAAILGFLYGGSLEGGPGVGGHAGMAGGPIPGGIGGAGLGGVGFPHAVAAHRERIKQGFEFKSDERVYPPGAIPDHAALALAHSHSHAHAHAHAHAHAHAHAHANAHAHAHAHAHAHSLLLGGGAAGANEVSLYGTPPPPAPPAPPHLQNPTLAQVTRPPNPPAPQSLSNPPPSSLLTPSLPSHPSSAPPAAPQAPAGPAAPPPAPPPPAPPTSNASSLLHPVPHSSFPSSLSSHMPPATAPAAPSENYPTPTRSPASYERDRSGERERERERDRAALPAFGDRERERERERERGESGGNGTGGGGGSGGGTGGNGGENLGRLQMLNVTPHHHQHSHIHSHLHLHQQDTGAPFRDLPQPSSLTGPMSAAHQLQAMQQAQSAELQIQRLALEQQWIHHHHHHSLTQDEYYSHLKKESDKTL